One Oncorhynchus kisutch isolate 150728-3 linkage group LG13, Okis_V2, whole genome shotgun sequence DNA window includes the following coding sequences:
- the LOC109902920 gene encoding dual specificity protein kinase Ttk-like yields the protein MLEEEHTDREHQLAMLCQKLDRIKTRYLIEDETDNINQAIGSNSPETCLAYLMDLEKKGDPHLDPSHLTKLTDFYTRVFSTMPLGKHCKNESYARMLVRFAELNVIQETNGAEDNFNVATTHCQDFAFVHIAHAQFELSQGNTKKSTWILQRAIELSAKPNDLLEAAMQNLTLGKAELLSSEDKENVPVSTYNTHGSAKNGTEFRKVSRNSDGTSGLKLSKQWNHGMDPKRTRFQLGVLVLNEREPLACPEPRPWKDMGTVDSTTTLLHRQERRDDTRMEDTTDNINQIIGSNSPEACRMYLTKLEKRGNPQTDTNLLLKLKDSYSRVFSRLPLGMYSNSESYAKMLVRYAELKGIDDPDDARDNFIVARSNCKSFAFVHIAHAQFEVARGQVKKGTSILQKALQVNAKPTELIETAMQKLKAGNYQFLPAEDRESLPGRFHLNLVKPLSHGSLSLSNYGREREPEIPTRLPLSQTQPKPSSMELSSGWKIPAHVSRVVSPEEKHTPPDFTPIPRLVDSLPTPSLPLPSRLNPPVACQMPNYKDTRANSYFTPGVKRNSPYAGPLSAAHKAGPAQQQPCTPLSQVSYAQQTHQGSAVALSNESIVIKGKRFLVLKMIGQGGSSKVYQVLDQRNQLFAVKYVNLEEADAQTVESYKNEIEHLNRLQQYSDQIIKLYDYEITNSYIYILMECGNLDLSTWLRNRKTVNPLERKLYWKNMLEAVQTIHKHGIVHSDLKPANFVIVNASLKLIDFGIANCIQPDVTSIMTDSQVGTLNYMPPEAIKDTSSQPGKASSKISTKGDVWSLGCIMYCMTYGKTPFQTITNQITKLHAIIDPTHEMEFPDIAEKDLLDVLKRCLVRNPRERISIAELLEHSYLKLQSQQQSPVPAPSDNNDLKRILNELAALQSPNSIARAANNLAKMCNSGRKLDAAGCVKSSSHLNWKM from the exons ATGTTGGAGGAggagcatacagacagagagcacCAACTTGCCATGTTATGTCAGAAGCTCGACCGAATTAAAACAAGATATCTAATCGAAG ATGAAACTGATAATATCAACCAGGCCATTGGCTCAAATTCCCCTGAAACGTGTCTTGCATATCTGATGGACTTGGAGAAGAAAGGAGACCCTCACTTGGATCCTAGTCATCTCACAAAGCTTACAGACTTCTATACCCGTGTATTCTCAACTATGCCACTGGGAAAACACTGCAAAAATGAGAGCTATGCCAGAATGCTGGTCAGATTTGCAGAGCTGAATGT AATCCAAGAAACCAATGGGGCAGAGGACAACTTCAATGTTGCGACTACACACTGCCAGGATTTTGCTTTTGTCCACATTGCACACGCTCAGTTTGAACTGTCTCAAG GCAACACAAAGAAAAGTACTTGGATACTTCAGAGGGCCATTGAACTGAGTGCCAAACCCAACGACCTGCTGGAGGCTGCTATGCAGAACTTGACTTTGGGCAAAGCAGAACTTCTTTCCTCTGAGGATAAGGAAAATGTaccag TCTCAACTTATAATACACATGGTTCTGCGAAAAATGGAACAGAATTTCGCAAAGTCTCGAGAAACTCCGACGGTACAAGCGGCTTGAAGCTTTCCA AACAATGGAACCACGGAATGGACCCCAAGAGGACAAGGTTCCAGCTTGGAGTTCTGGTTCTCAACGAAAGAGAGCCGTTGGCATG CCCTGAGCCACGCCCATGGAAGGACATGGGAACGGTGGActccaccactacactgctgcACAGGCAAGAAAGGAGAGATGACACTAGGATGGAAG ATACCACTGACAATATAAACCAGATAATTGGTTCCAACTCCCCTGAGGCTTGCCGGATGTATCTGACCAAGCTGGAGAAGAGGGGCAATCCTCAGACAGACACCAACCTTCTCCTAAAGCTGAAGGACAGCTATTCCAGAGTCTTCTCCAGACTGCCATTGGGAATGTACAGCAACAGTGAGAGCTATGCCAAGATGCTGGTCCGATATGCTGAACTCAAAGG CATTGATGACCCAGATGATGCTCGGGACAACTTCATCGTTGCGAGATCCAACTGCAAAAGCTTTGCCTTTGTGCACATAGCACATGCTCAGTTTGAGGTTGCTCGAG GTCAGGTCAAGAAAGGCACGTCAATACTACAGAAAGCCCTCCAGGTGAACGCAAAGCCCACTGAACTAATTGAGACTGCAATGCAGAAACTAAAAGCTGGGAATTACCAGTTTCTCCCCGCAGAAGACCGAGAGAGTCTCCCAGGTAGGTTTCATTTAAATTTAGTCA AGCCACTGTCTCACGGGTCATTGAGTCTGTCAAActatggtagagagagggagccGGAGATTCCCACCCGTTTACCTCTGAGCCAGACACAGCCCAAACCCTCTAGCATGGAGCTGTCTTCAGGGTGGAAAATACCAGCCCATGTAAGCAGAGTCGTGTCTCCAGAG GAGAAGCACACCCCTCCTGATTTCACGCCCATTCCACGTCTGGTGGACTCTCTACCCACCCCATCACTTCCTCTCCCGTCCAGACTCAACCCACCCGTCGCCTGCCAGATGCCCAACTACAAAGACACCAGGGCCAACAG ttactttacccctggGGTCAAGAGGAACTCCCCATATGCGGGCCCTCTCTCAGCAGCCCATAAAGCCGGCCCTGCCCAGCAGCAGCCGTGCACCCCCCTCAGCCAGGTGTCCTATGCCCAACAGACCCACCAG GGTTCTGCCGTTGCTCTCTCAAACGAGTCCATTGTGATAAAGGGCAAACGGTTCCTCGTCCTGAAGATGATTGGCCAAGGTGGatccagtaag GTGTACCAGGTTCTGGACCAACGTAATCAGCTGTTTGCTGTGAAGTATGTGAACCTGGAGGAGGCTGATGCCCAGACAGTGGAGAGCTACAAGAACGAGATAGAGCATCTCAATCGCCTGCAGCAGTACAGTGATCAGATCATCAAGCTGTATGATTA TGAAATAACCAACAGCTACATCTACATTCTGATGGAATGTGGTAACCTGGACCTCAGCACCTGGCTACGCAACCGTAAAACTGTCAACCCGCTGGAGAGGAAGTTATACTGGAAGAATATGCTGGAGGCAGTCCAAACCATCCACAAACATG GTATTGTCCATAGTGACTTGAAGCCAGCCAATTTTGTGATTGTGAATGCCTCGCTGAAATTGATCGACTTTGGCATTGCAAACTGCATCCAGCCTGATGTGACAAGCATTATGACAGATTCTCAG GTTGGGACCTTGAACTACATGCCCCCTGAAGCCATCAAAGACACTTCATCCCAGCCAGGGAAGGCAAGCTCTAAG ATTAGTACTAAAGGTGATGTGTGGTCCCTTGGTTGCATCATGTACTGCATGACCTATGGGAAGACTCCATTCCAGACCATCACCAACCAGATCACCAAGCTACACGCCATCATTGACCCGACCCATGAGATGGAGTTCCCTGACATTGCAGAGAAGGATCTGCTAGATGTGTTGAAG AGGTGCTTGGTACGAAACCCAAGAGAGCGGATTTCCATCGCAGAACTGCTGGAGCATTCATACCTAAAGCTTCAGTCTCAGCAACAGTCACCTGTGCCAG CACCTTCTGACAATAATGATCTGAAGAGGATCCTCAACGAGCTCGCTGCCTTACAGTCTCCCAACAGCATTGCCAGGGCTGCTAAT AACTTGGCGAAAATGTGCAACAGTGGTCGGAAACTGGACGCTGCAGGGTGTGTAAAGTCATCCAGCCATCTCAACTGGAAGATGTAG